Part of the Natronobacterium gregoryi SP2 genome, CCAGCAGACAGTCACGTCCGACTGCTTTCGTTCCGCACGACCGTGACGGTAACCGGTGCCCGGTAGACGACAGTCTCCGCGACACTACCCAGCAACAACCGTGTCGCTCCAGTGCGCCCGTGGCCGCCCAGGACGATTTGATCGATGTCGTGCTCCTCCGCGTAGTCGACGATTTCGCGTGCCGGGTCGCCGACGACGCTTTCGGTCTCGAGGGCGGCGTCGTACTCCGACGTCACCTCTCGAGCGTCCTCGAATATTTGTGCTTCCTCTTTGCCTGCGCGCTCGTACCACTCTTCGGAGCCGTGTGGCGGCTCCGTCCGAACGTCGATTTCCGTCATCGAGCTGTACCCTGGCTCGGACGGATCGATCACGTGGAGCGCGACGATCGAAACGTCGTCGTACTCCTCGAG contains:
- a CDS encoding universal stress protein, with amino-acid sequence MSRTLLVPVDGSPLSRQALEFALEEYDDVSIVALHVIDPSEPGYSSMTEIDVRTEPPHGSEEWYERAGKEEAQIFEDAREVTSEYDAALETESVVGDPAREIVDYAEEHDIDQIVLGGHGRTGATRLLLGSVAETVVYRAPVTVTVVRNESSRT